One genomic window of Actinoalloteichus hoggarensis includes the following:
- a CDS encoding HhH-GPD-type base excision DNA repair protein translates to MGESASPQVAVTGDPEVDHLNSTNALSLVLGMMLDQQYGVEHAFRGGWKVLNRFGTLDPAAIAAADPDEFAALCSETPAIHRFPVSMAGRLQELAAHVAAHYDGDVARLWNEADSGKELLKRVQALPGFGKQKSRIFVALLAKQLGVRPAGWEAVAGDYALDGYRSVADIVDPDSFQKVRDYKRQKKAAAKPSEA, encoded by the coding sequence ATGGGTGAGTCCGCGTCACCACAGGTGGCCGTCACAGGCGATCCTGAGGTCGACCACCTGAATTCGACCAACGCTCTTTCCCTGGTCCTCGGCATGATGCTCGATCAACAGTACGGCGTCGAGCATGCCTTCCGAGGCGGCTGGAAGGTGTTGAACCGCTTCGGAACGCTTGATCCGGCCGCGATCGCGGCGGCCGACCCGGACGAGTTCGCAGCCCTGTGTAGCGAGACTCCTGCCATCCACCGGTTCCCGGTCTCTATGGCCGGCCGCCTGCAGGAGCTGGCGGCGCACGTGGCGGCACACTACGACGGTGACGTCGCACGTCTGTGGAACGAGGCGGACTCGGGCAAGGAACTGCTGAAACGGGTCCAGGCGTTGCCCGGCTTCGGGAAGCAGAAGAGCCGGATCTTCGTCGCGCTGCTCGCGAAGCAGCTCGGGGTTCGCCCTGCGGGGTGGGAGGCCGTCGCCGGGGATTACGCACTGGACGGGTACCGGTCGGTTGCCGACATCGTCGACCCTGACAGCTTCCAGAAGGTGCGCGACTACAAGCGGCAGAAGAAGGCCGCGGCCAAGCCGTCCGAGGCCTGA
- a CDS encoding sugar-binding transcriptional regulator → MTERPVTVEPGDIGPVELLLTTSVARRFYLESRSKVQIAEEFGISRFKVARLLDSARAAGLVRIEIGRPAGVDVELSDRLRTAFGLRTAVVSDVSGQTDQELREHVGALAARLLGEVVEEGDVLGVAWGRSLQRMSARLTVLPRCTVVQLCGAVPQPDVEDHSLELTRRAAQAGGGTAVTFYAPLVMPDASSAAALRSHSDVAKAMDRCGELTSAVVSVGGWAPGTSTVYDVLEPAERTVFADRGAVAEICGILLDVHGRPIDDGLQSRAVGVTYEQLHRTPDVVALAYGAGKAAAVRSALRGGLITTLVTDAALAGELLEEKDCPVGR, encoded by the coding sequence ATGACCGAGCGTCCTGTGACCGTCGAGCCTGGTGACATCGGTCCCGTGGAACTGCTGCTCACGACCTCGGTGGCGCGGCGCTTCTACCTGGAGTCGCGTTCGAAGGTGCAGATCGCCGAGGAGTTCGGCATCAGCCGCTTCAAGGTGGCCCGCCTGCTGGACTCGGCCAGGGCCGCCGGCCTGGTCCGCATCGAGATCGGCAGACCCGCCGGGGTGGACGTGGAGCTGTCGGACCGGCTGCGCACCGCGTTCGGGCTGCGGACCGCCGTCGTCTCGGACGTCTCGGGACAGACCGATCAGGAACTACGGGAACACGTCGGCGCGCTGGCGGCCCGACTGCTCGGCGAGGTCGTCGAGGAGGGCGACGTGCTCGGCGTGGCGTGGGGCCGGTCGCTGCAACGGATGAGCGCGCGCTTGACCGTCCTGCCGCGCTGCACCGTCGTTCAGCTCTGCGGCGCCGTGCCCCAGCCCGACGTGGAGGATCACTCGCTGGAGCTCACCCGTCGCGCGGCGCAGGCGGGCGGTGGGACGGCGGTGACCTTCTACGCGCCGCTGGTGATGCCCGACGCCTCCAGCGCCGCCGCGCTGCGCAGTCACTCCGACGTCGCCAAGGCGATGGACCGGTGCGGCGAGCTGACCTCGGCGGTCGTCTCGGTGGGCGGCTGGGCTCCCGGCACCTCCACCGTCTACGACGTCCTGGAACCCGCCGAACGGACGGTCTTCGCCGATCGCGGCGCGGTCGCCGAGATCTGCGGAATCCTGTTGGACGTCCACGGCCGCCCGATCGACGACGGGTTGCAGTCCAGGGCGGTCGGCGTGACCTACGAGCAGCTCCATCGGACGCCGGACGTCGTCGCGCTCGCCTACGGCGCGGGCAAGGCCGCCGCGGTCCGCTCGGCGCTGCGGGGCGGCCTGATCACGACGCTGGTCACCGACGCGGCGCTGGCCGGGGAGCTGCTGGAGGAGAAGGACTGCCCTGTCGGGCGGTGA
- a CDS encoding zinc-dependent alcohol dehydrogenase family protein has translation MRAAIIDEPGKLRVGEAPDPTPGAADVVIKVGACGICGTDLHIADGEFPPAPFPLVPGHEFAGEVVEIGSDVRTGIAVGDRVAVDPSLFCGYCTPCRTGRGNLCANWGATGDTVNGAFAEYVAVPAVNAYRLPDSLSMGQGALVEPLSCAVHGLDVFGAQIGERILVVGAGTMGLLLTQLLAGSGARVSVVDRNAARLPLATTFGAEHVATSVAELDAAPFDASVDVTGAPKAIEDAFDALRRGGRLQIFGVAADTARISLSPFRIYNDEIRIVGSMAVLDSFEPALRLLESGRVSSEGLISHTLPLEEFPEAVGMVRAGTGVKIQIAP, from the coding sequence ATGCGGGCAGCGATCATCGACGAGCCGGGCAAGCTGAGGGTGGGCGAGGCTCCCGATCCCACTCCGGGCGCCGCGGACGTGGTGATCAAGGTCGGAGCCTGCGGCATCTGCGGAACCGACCTGCACATCGCCGACGGCGAGTTCCCGCCCGCGCCGTTCCCGCTGGTACCGGGGCACGAGTTCGCGGGCGAGGTGGTGGAGATCGGCTCCGACGTCCGCACCGGCATCGCCGTCGGCGACCGGGTGGCCGTCGACCCCTCCCTCTTCTGCGGCTACTGCACGCCCTGCCGAACCGGCCGCGGCAACCTCTGCGCGAACTGGGGCGCCACCGGCGACACCGTCAACGGCGCCTTCGCCGAGTACGTGGCCGTGCCCGCCGTCAACGCCTACCGGCTGCCCGACTCGCTGAGCATGGGCCAGGGCGCGCTGGTGGAGCCGCTCTCCTGCGCGGTGCACGGCCTCGACGTCTTCGGCGCCCAGATCGGCGAGCGGATCCTCGTCGTCGGCGCCGGGACGATGGGCCTGCTGCTCACCCAGCTGCTGGCGGGCAGCGGCGCGCGGGTGTCGGTGGTGGACCGCAACGCGGCGCGGCTGCCGCTGGCCACGACGTTCGGCGCCGAGCACGTCGCCACGAGCGTCGCCGAGCTGGACGCCGCTCCCTTCGACGCCTCGGTGGACGTGACCGGCGCGCCGAAGGCCATCGAGGATGCCTTCGACGCGCTGCGGCGCGGCGGCAGACTCCAGATCTTCGGCGTGGCCGCCGACACCGCGCGGATCAGCCTGTCCCCCTTCCGCATCTACAACGACGAGATCAGGATCGTGGGCTCGATGGCCGTCCTGGACAGCTTCGAACCCGCCCTGCGACTGCTGGAGTCCGGGCGAGTCAGCAGCGAGGGGCTCATCAGCCACACCCTGCCCCTTGAGGAGTTTCCCGAGGCCGTGGGGATGGTTCGCGCGGGCACGGGAGTCAAGATCCAGATCGCTCCCTGA
- a CDS encoding ABC transporter substrate-binding protein encodes MSTAGSPRYPRRRARTAALLTATTLLAGCAGAGDLAGGDGRTRLTVAIVSNPQMQDAIALSPRFEEEFPDVDLEFVSLAENEARAKITASVATGGGEYDVVMVSNYETKMWAENGWLTNLQPSIDASPEYDHDDFIPTVRESLSYQDDMYSVPFYGESSFLAYRADLFEEAGLEMPARPTWHEIAEFAEILKAPEEGRVGICLRGLAGWGENLAPLNSVINTFGGRWYDEEWNAQLTSPEVREAVQFYVDLVREHGQPGAATSGYSDCITRYSQGQAAMWYDASAMVASVENPADSLIVGESGYAPAPVVDTDTSGWLFTWALAIPETSEHKDLAWEFVSWMTDKDYQRMVGEEFGWPRVPPGARESTYEIPEYAAEAEAYAEPTLNALASADELDPSVSPVPYEGVQFLRIPEFQDLGTRVGQQISAAIAGSVTVDEALEQAQRYAETVGQTYQK; translated from the coding sequence GTGTCCACCGCCGGTTCACCGCGATATCCCCGCCGCCGAGCCAGAACAGCGGCCCTGCTCACCGCGACGACCCTGCTGGCGGGCTGCGCAGGCGCAGGCGACCTGGCGGGCGGCGACGGCCGCACCAGGCTCACCGTCGCCATCGTGTCCAACCCGCAGATGCAGGACGCCATCGCGCTCTCTCCCCGCTTCGAGGAGGAGTTCCCCGACGTCGACCTGGAGTTCGTCAGTCTCGCCGAGAACGAGGCACGGGCCAAGATCACCGCGTCGGTGGCCACCGGCGGCGGCGAGTACGACGTCGTGATGGTCAGCAACTACGAGACGAAGATGTGGGCGGAGAACGGCTGGCTGACCAACCTTCAGCCCTCCATCGACGCCTCCCCCGAGTACGACCACGACGACTTCATCCCCACGGTGCGCGAGTCGCTGTCTTATCAGGACGACATGTACTCGGTGCCCTTCTACGGCGAGTCCTCATTCCTGGCCTACCGTGCCGACCTCTTCGAGGAGGCCGGGCTGGAGATGCCCGCCCGACCGACGTGGCACGAGATCGCCGAGTTCGCCGAGATCCTCAAGGCCCCGGAGGAGGGGCGGGTCGGGATCTGTCTGCGCGGCCTGGCGGGCTGGGGCGAGAACCTGGCCCCGCTCAACTCGGTGATCAACACCTTCGGCGGCCGGTGGTACGACGAGGAGTGGAACGCGCAGCTCACCTCCCCCGAGGTGCGCGAGGCCGTCCAGTTCTACGTCGACCTCGTGCGCGAGCACGGCCAGCCGGGCGCGGCGACGAGCGGCTACTCGGACTGCATCACGCGCTACAGCCAGGGTCAGGCCGCGATGTGGTACGACGCCTCGGCCATGGTGGCCTCGGTGGAGAACCCCGCCGACAGCCTCATCGTCGGCGAGAGCGGCTACGCCCCGGCGCCCGTGGTGGACACCGACACCTCGGGCTGGCTGTTCACCTGGGCGCTGGCGATCCCCGAGACCTCCGAGCACAAGGACCTCGCCTGGGAGTTCGTGTCCTGGATGACCGACAAGGACTACCAGCGGATGGTCGGCGAGGAGTTCGGCTGGCCTCGGGTCCCGCCGGGTGCCCGCGAGTCGACGTATGAGATCCCGGAGTACGCGGCCGAGGCCGAGGCCTACGCGGAGCCGACGCTCAACGCGCTGGCCAGCGCCGACGAACTCGATCCCAGTGTGTCGCCCGTGCCGTACGAGGGCGTGCAGTTCCTGCGGATTCCGGAGTTCCAGGATCTCGGGACCCGCGTCGGTCAGCAGATCTCGGCGGCCATCGCGGGATCGGTGACCGTGGACGAGGCGCTGGAGCAGGCGCAGCGCTATGCCGAGACCGTCGGCCAGACCTACCAGAAGTGA
- a CDS encoding carbohydrate ABC transporter permease has protein sequence MTTLDATTATGPRPPTSKQRRAATRKQGWARRAPLLPALIFAIIVTQLPFLLTIFYSLQSWNLVRPGSQEFVGLANYVAVFTDSTFRTAALNTVLITAGCVVIAMLLGIGLAMLLDRPFRGRGVVRTLLITPFLIMPVAGALLWETTIFHPLFGLLNFVLSPFGVDSVAWVSQFPMASIIVALVWQWTPFMMLLVLAGLQSQAKDQLEASATDGATAWQTFRLITIPHLRRYIELGLLLGSIYVVNTFDTIYMMTQGGPGTDTTNLPFYLYQRAFLGFDVGQAAALGVVVVAGTIIVATVALRMIFRTFGREEA, from the coding sequence ATGACCACTCTCGACGCCACGACGGCGACCGGACCGAGACCACCGACCTCGAAGCAGCGCCGCGCCGCCACCCGGAAGCAGGGGTGGGCCCGGCGGGCACCGCTGCTGCCTGCGTTGATCTTCGCGATCATCGTCACCCAGCTGCCCTTCCTGTTGACGATCTTCTATTCGCTCCAGTCCTGGAACCTGGTCCGACCGGGCTCGCAGGAGTTCGTCGGGCTGGCGAACTACGTCGCGGTGTTCACCGACAGCACCTTCCGCACCGCGGCGTTGAACACCGTGCTGATCACGGCAGGCTGCGTCGTCATCGCGATGCTGCTGGGCATCGGCCTCGCGATGCTGCTGGACCGGCCGTTCCGGGGCCGCGGCGTGGTGCGGACCCTGCTGATCACGCCGTTTCTGATCATGCCGGTGGCCGGGGCGCTGCTGTGGGAGACGACGATCTTCCACCCGCTGTTCGGGCTGCTCAACTTCGTCCTGAGCCCCTTCGGCGTGGACAGCGTCGCCTGGGTGAGCCAGTTCCCGATGGCCTCGATCATCGTGGCGCTGGTCTGGCAGTGGACGCCGTTCATGATGCTGCTCGTGCTGGCGGGTCTGCAGAGCCAGGCCAAGGACCAGCTGGAGGCCTCGGCGACCGACGGCGCGACCGCCTGGCAGACGTTCCGGCTGATCACCATCCCGCACCTGCGCCGCTACATCGAGCTGGGTCTGCTGCTCGGCTCGATCTACGTGGTCAACACCTTCGACACGATCTACATGATGACCCAGGGCGGCCCTGGCACCGACACCACGAACCTGCCGTTCTATCTGTACCAGCGGGCGTTCCTCGGCTTCGACGTCGGCCAGGCCGCCGCGCTCGGCGTCGTCGTGGTGGCCGGAACGATCATCGTCGCGACCGTGGCGCTGCGGATGATCTTCCGCACCTTCGGCAGGGAGGAAGCATGA
- a CDS encoding carbohydrate ABC transporter permease, which produces MTVTAGESPQRAGSAARSASSSDGPPRHTGRAVRGVLLTTLAWVLGLAFFFPVLWMVLTGFKTEAEAFQSPPTLFFVPTLEQYAGVFERGVGPYLVNSLWATTASTLLVIVLAVPAAYALSIRPVRKTSDVLFFFISTKMLPAAAVIVPLYVTTQTFGIADNIWTLTVLYTAMNLPIAVWMMRSFLMEVPVEILEAAHVDGATLPQTLRRVLLPVVAPGIAATALICVIFSWNEFFFAVNLTAAKAATVPVFLVGFMTSEGLYWAQLSAAATLASLPVVLAGWIAQKQLVRGLSMGAVK; this is translated from the coding sequence ATGACCGTCACAGCCGGTGAGTCCCCACAGCGCGCCGGATCGGCGGCCCGCTCGGCGTCCTCCTCCGACGGCCCGCCCCGGCACACCGGCCGCGCGGTACGCGGGGTGCTGCTGACCACGCTGGCCTGGGTGTTAGGTCTGGCGTTCTTCTTCCCGGTGCTGTGGATGGTGCTCACCGGGTTCAAGACCGAGGCCGAGGCCTTCCAGTCGCCGCCGACGCTGTTCTTCGTGCCGACCCTGGAGCAGTACGCGGGCGTCTTCGAGCGGGGCGTCGGCCCGTACCTGGTGAACTCGCTCTGGGCGACGACGGCGTCGACGCTGCTGGTGATCGTGCTGGCCGTCCCGGCGGCCTACGCCCTGTCGATCCGGCCGGTGCGCAAGACCAGCGACGTGCTGTTCTTCTTCATCTCCACCAAGATGCTGCCCGCGGCGGCGGTGATCGTGCCCCTGTACGTCACCACGCAGACCTTCGGCATCGCGGACAACATCTGGACGTTGACCGTCCTCTACACGGCGATGAACCTGCCGATCGCGGTGTGGATGATGCGGTCCTTCCTGATGGAGGTGCCGGTCGAGATCCTGGAGGCCGCGCACGTGGACGGGGCGACGCTGCCGCAGACGCTGCGGCGGGTGCTGCTCCCCGTGGTCGCGCCCGGCATCGCCGCGACGGCGTTGATCTGCGTGATCTTCTCCTGGAACGAGTTCTTCTTCGCGGTGAACCTGACGGCGGCCAAGGCGGCGACCGTGCCGGTGTTCCTGGTGGGCTTCATGACCAGTGAGGGCCTGTACTGGGCGCAGCTCTCCGCGGCGGCCACGCTGGCCTCGCTGCCGGTGGTGCTCGCGGGCTGGATCGCACAGAAGCAGCTGGTCCGGGGTCTGTCGATGGGCGCGGTCAAGTAG
- a CDS encoding maltokinase N-terminal cap-like domain-containing protein has translation MTVPDAPRCAAAAAPALPAWLAARRWIPGGEPPALRISAATAIPSPTPRRGLVHLVVTTGSGGAEADFPVLLDVTRTPRDPSTTAPPPAEVDGWSIRPAVDDPAATAGLLNLIADGVDLGGLRGEAEPTVVLPPRSAGNGDLR, from the coding sequence ATGACGGTCCCCGACGCACCGCGCTGCGCCGCCGCGGCCGCCCCGGCTCTTCCCGCCTGGCTCGCGGCTCGTCGCTGGATCCCCGGCGGCGAACCGCCCGCGCTGCGGATCAGCGCGGCGACCGCGATCCCTTCGCCGACGCCGCGACGCGGCCTGGTCCACCTGGTCGTGACCACCGGATCGGGCGGGGCGGAGGCCGACTTCCCGGTCCTGCTCGACGTCACCAGGACGCCCCGCGATCCGAGCACGACCGCGCCGCCGCCGGCCGAGGTGGACGGCTGGTCGATCCGACCCGCGGTCGACGATCCGGCCGCGACGGCCGGTCTGCTGAACCTGATCGCGGACGGCGTCGACCTCGGCGGCCTTCGTGGCGAGGCGGAGCCGACCGTCGTCCTCCCCCCGCGATCTGCCGGGAACGGCGATCTCCGGTGA
- a CDS encoding aldo/keto reductase, with amino-acid sequence MFPLNLGGNVFDWTADEQQSFAVLDACAAAGGDFVDTADAYSVWAPGNPGGVSEEIIGRWRAARGNRDEIVPATKVGWHPEAKGPAAGTLRAAAEASPRRLATDHLDPFSTHFDDPSVPVEEFLGELDALAREGKVRHIAASDITAERLEEALPASDRAGLARYVAIQPHDNLVSRDTYEGPPAETAARHGLVALPCFSPAAGFLTGEYRPGVEVDSPRSDGAMRHLDSNRGRSVPAALDKVAEQRGTSVTAVALAWLRAQPTVVAPVVSARNPQQLSTLLASVPLALDEDEVAVLTAASA; translated from the coding sequence GTGTTCCCGCTCAATCTGGGTGGCAACGTCTTCGACTGGACCGCCGACGAGCAGCAGTCCTTCGCCGTGCTCGACGCCTGCGCCGCCGCGGGCGGCGACTTCGTGGACACCGCCGACGCCTATTCGGTCTGGGCGCCCGGCAACCCCGGCGGAGTGTCCGAGGAGATCATCGGCCGGTGGAGGGCGGCCAGAGGCAACCGCGACGAGATCGTGCCGGCGACGAAGGTCGGCTGGCACCCCGAGGCGAAGGGGCCGGCGGCGGGGACGCTCCGCGCCGCTGCCGAGGCGTCGCCGCGCAGGCTCGCCACCGATCACCTGGATCCGTTCTCCACCCACTTCGACGACCCGTCCGTGCCGGTCGAGGAGTTCCTCGGCGAGTTGGACGCGCTCGCCCGGGAGGGCAAGGTGCGCCACATCGCCGCCTCCGACATCACCGCGGAGCGGTTGGAGGAGGCACTGCCGGCCTCCGACCGTGCCGGTCTGGCTCGTTACGTGGCGATCCAGCCGCATGACAACCTCGTCTCCCGTGACACCTATGAGGGACCGCCGGCGGAGACCGCGGCCCGGCACGGCCTCGTCGCACTGCCCTGCTTCTCCCCGGCCGCGGGCTTCCTGACTGGCGAGTACCGTCCCGGCGTCGAGGTGGACAGTCCTCGCAGCGACGGCGCGATGCGGCACCTGGACTCGAACCGGGGACGGTCCGTGCCGGCCGCGCTGGACAAGGTGGCCGAGCAGCGCGGGACCTCGGTGACGGCAGTGGCGTTGGCGTGGCTGCGCGCGCAGCCCACGGTGGTCGCCCCGGTCGTCAGCGCCCGCAACCCCCAGCAGCTGTCGACGCTGCTCGCCTCGGTGCCGCTGGCCTTGGACGAGGACGAGGTCGCCGTGCTCACCGCGGCGAGCGCCTGA
- a CDS encoding aldo/keto reductase — MPTRDGWGGEAVEASAAVARERGADLAAVALAWVRAWPGVVAPVVNARTRERRGALLTSVDVTLSSDETDRLAAVGG; from the coding sequence CTGCCGACTCGCGACGGGTGGGGAGGGGAGGCGGTCGAGGCGTCGGCCGCCGTCGCGCGGGAACGCGGCGCGGACCTCGCCGCGGTGGCCCTGGCCTGGGTGCGTGCGTGGCCCGGCGTCGTCGCGCCGGTGGTGAACGCCCGCACCCGCGAGCGGCGTGGCGCGCTCCTGACCTCGGTCGACGTGACGCTGAGCAGCGACGAGACCGACCGCCTCGCCGCTGTCGGCGGCTGA
- a CDS encoding sensor histidine kinase has product MTRIPTRLGRGRTIRSRVLTIALIPSIALLVLGFGAAGYLLLQGDSERQWSNLVEEAIEPELRFITTLEEERRLSLLRLAGDDDFSGLERQRRQVDDVLNERPELEARLIRANPEAIGAASERYNESLEQLPSIRQGVDDGTIPQREAYAFYNQLIDVSGLVLDGIAQTARDPEAASAKATAADLFDLLEGMSRSNALGVGGVASGGMSVLDSQEYRRQVDAYHVGVDQVLPTLTPEGQAAHAELLASEAWHRLTSVENAIIDRGAFAADPRDAGLPLNVDAWQESARVVSESLLDIWIGQHQHAQELAAASSERTFANSLIAGVLVLAAAIGAMLVAARMSNRLINRLHRLRDETLKSAEVRLPAVMERVRKGEDISPETDLPATDPSSDEIGEVAEAFDSAQRAAVAAAVQEARTRTGMNAVFLNIAHRSQVVVRRQLEVLDEAESKQEDPRHLELLFKLDHLATRARRNAENLVILGGERPGRRWRNPVPLDEIVRSAVSETEGYARVHALRLPDVSMQGAVVADLIHLLAELVDNATSFSPPDSRVEVRGNLVGKGVVVEVEDQGLGIPEEERERINATLHDPPDFEVMTLSERMRLGLFVVAQLAHRHGVTVTLAESAYGGVHAIVLLPSTLMAARPAEDDGDERGELPRRRVLPGGVPRQRPDRRPRYEPDDTETIVSTAAVVSDPDRAGSDRPEAGGATEDDPAARTRSSDRVAPGRRAADGPPTGLSAAPAAHDGSTGTKETGSPQASPDRPVPAVSSAEQGEAPTSAVHWPEEDMSSEKPNPPSHSPDPRRADPLPVRGPAPATSQSPTPPSPTDRRAPLPRRRKQRNLAPQLSGEIRAPGAATPTDVRPARSPEEARAAMSAFVRGSKEGRDNQTNPDL; this is encoded by the coding sequence ATGACGCGAATTCCGACGCGGCTGGGCAGAGGCCGAACGATCCGGTCCCGAGTTCTGACGATCGCGCTCATTCCCAGCATCGCACTGCTCGTCCTGGGATTCGGCGCCGCCGGCTATCTGCTGCTGCAAGGCGACTCCGAGCGCCAGTGGTCGAACCTCGTCGAAGAGGCGATCGAACCGGAACTGCGCTTCATCACGACGTTGGAGGAGGAGCGCAGGCTGAGCCTGTTGCGGCTCGCGGGCGACGACGACTTCAGCGGCCTCGAACGACAGCGCCGGCAGGTCGACGACGTTCTCAATGAACGCCCCGAGCTCGAGGCACGACTCATCCGCGCGAATCCGGAGGCCATCGGCGCTGCGAGCGAGCGGTACAACGAGTCGTTGGAGCAGCTGCCCAGCATCCGGCAGGGCGTCGACGACGGGACGATCCCGCAGCGGGAGGCCTACGCCTTCTACAACCAGCTGATCGACGTCAGCGGGCTCGTGCTCGACGGCATCGCGCAGACCGCGCGGGACCCCGAGGCGGCCAGCGCGAAGGCGACCGCGGCCGATCTGTTCGACCTGCTGGAGGGCATGTCGCGGTCCAACGCCCTCGGCGTCGGCGGGGTCGCCTCCGGCGGTATGTCGGTCCTGGACAGCCAGGAGTACCGCAGACAGGTCGACGCCTATCACGTCGGCGTCGACCAGGTGCTGCCCACGCTGACCCCCGAAGGCCAGGCCGCGCACGCCGAGCTGCTCGCGAGCGAGGCGTGGCATCGGCTCACCTCCGTCGAGAACGCCATCATCGATCGAGGCGCCTTCGCGGCGGACCCGCGGGACGCCGGACTGCCGCTGAACGTCGACGCCTGGCAGGAGTCGGCCCGGGTGGTGTCCGAGTCGCTGTTGGACATCTGGATCGGACAGCATCAGCACGCGCAGGAGCTCGCCGCCGCGAGCAGTGAGCGCACCTTCGCGAACTCGCTCATCGCGGGCGTGCTGGTGCTCGCCGCCGCGATCGGCGCCATGCTGGTGGCCGCGCGGATGTCCAACCGGTTGATCAACAGGCTGCACCGACTGCGCGACGAGACCCTGAAGTCCGCCGAGGTCCGGCTGCCCGCGGTGATGGAACGGGTGCGCAAGGGCGAGGACATCTCCCCGGAGACCGATCTCCCGGCGACCGACCCCAGTTCGGACGAGATCGGCGAGGTCGCCGAGGCCTTCGACTCCGCTCAGCGCGCCGCCGTCGCGGCGGCCGTCCAGGAGGCCAGGACCCGGACCGGGATGAACGCGGTGTTCCTCAACATCGCCCACCGCAGCCAGGTCGTGGTGCGCCGCCAGCTGGAGGTGCTGGACGAGGCCGAGAGCAAGCAGGAGGACCCGCGTCACCTGGAACTGCTGTTCAAGCTCGACCACCTGGCGACTCGTGCCCGCCGCAACGCCGAGAACCTGGTGATCCTCGGCGGCGAGCGGCCGGGACGCCGCTGGCGCAACCCGGTGCCGCTCGATGAGATCGTCCGCAGTGCCGTGTCGGAGACCGAGGGCTACGCACGGGTGCACGCGCTCCGGCTGCCCGACGTGTCGATGCAGGGCGCCGTGGTGGCCGACCTCATCCACCTGCTCGCCGAGCTGGTGGACAACGCCACGTCGTTCTCGCCGCCGGACTCGCGGGTCGAGGTGCGCGGCAACCTCGTCGGCAAGGGCGTGGTGGTCGAGGTCGAGGATCAGGGCCTCGGCATTCCCGAGGAGGAACGCGAGCGGATCAACGCGACGCTGCACGATCCGCCGGACTTCGAGGTCATGACGCTGTCGGAACGGATGCGGCTCGGCCTGTTCGTGGTGGCCCAGCTGGCGCATCGCCACGGCGTCACCGTGACCCTCGCGGAGTCCGCGTACGGCGGGGTCCACGCGATCGTCCTGTTGCCGTCGACGCTGATGGCGGCGCGGCCGGCGGAGGACGACGGGGACGAGCGCGGCGAGCTGCCCCGGCGTCGAGTGCTGCCGGGCGGCGTGCCTCGGCAACGGCCCGATCGGCGGCCGAGGTACGAGCCGGACGACACCGAGACCATCGTGTCCACCGCGGCCGTCGTGTCGGACCCGGACCGCGCGGGCTCGGACCGGCCGGAGGCGGGCGGGGCGACCGAGGACGATCCCGCCGCGCGAACGCGATCGTCGGACCGGGTCGCGCCAGGACGTCGCGCGGCCGACGGGCCGCCGACCGGCCTATCCGCCGCGCCCGCCGCGCACGACGGATCGACGGGTACAAAGGAGACCGGGTCCCCACAGGCCTCGCCAGACCGGCCTGTGCCAGCAGTGTCCTCGGCCGAGCAGGGCGAGGCCCCGACATCGGCCGTGCACTGGCCCGAGGAGGACATGTCGTCCGAGAAGCCGAATCCGCCGAGCCACTCACCCGATCCGCGACGTGCGGATCCCCTGCCGGTACGCGGACCCGCGCCTGCGACGTCCCAGTCGCCGACGCCTCCGTCGCCGACGGACCGCCGAGCCCCGCTGCCGCGCAGGCGGAAGCAGCGCAACCTCGCGCCGCAGCTGAGCGGCGAGATCCGAGCCCCCGGTGCGGCCACGCCGACCGACGTGCGCCCCGCGCGGTCCCCCGAGGAGGCACGGGCCGCGATGTCGGCGTTCGTCCGAGGCAGCAAAGAGGGCCGCGACAACCAGACCAACCCCGATCTGTGA
- a CDS encoding roadblock/LC7 domain-containing protein: MVKPETNDLDWLLDDLVKRLVGAEQAVVLSADGLLIGRSQNLSREDGEHLSAMASAFQSLARGVGSHFDKGQVRQTVVELDRAYLVVTAAGDGACLALLAADTADMGMVAYEMNVMVQQVGTNLTASPRRDALEDLQPDPTP, encoded by the coding sequence ATGGTCAAACCCGAGACGAACGATCTGGACTGGCTGCTGGACGACCTGGTCAAGCGGCTGGTGGGCGCCGAGCAGGCGGTGGTGCTGTCCGCCGACGGACTGCTCATCGGACGCTCGCAGAACCTGTCGCGCGAGGACGGCGAGCATCTCTCGGCGATGGCGTCGGCCTTCCAGAGCCTGGCACGCGGGGTGGGCAGCCACTTCGACAAGGGGCAGGTCCGGCAGACCGTCGTCGAGCTCGACCGCGCCTACCTGGTCGTGACCGCCGCGGGCGACGGCGCCTGCCTTGCCCTGCTCGCCGCCGACACCGCGGACATGGGCATGGTGGCCTACGAGATGAACGTGATGGTGCAGCAGGTCGGCACGAATCTCACGGCGAGTCCACGCCGCGACGCCCTGGAGGATCTACAGCCTGACCCGACGCCGTGA